In a single window of the Thermoplasmatales archaeon genome:
- a CDS encoding aldehyde dehydrogenase family protein, with protein MKTAYFEHYENLSDIFNNIYKEQDPIRVFKNFINGKWVESNSGEYMSVNSPINGDLIARVQKSTREDVETAIDSAYESRKKIREIAAIERIRVLNKARHLMESYKDDFVNVMILESGKTKDLAEGEFNTALLRIKLTMEDAGKMYGEYIPGDWAEDKVNKVAVVIREPLGVIAGISSFNYPLFSMASKIVPALISGNSVVAKPASDDPIVSLLFVKILQEAGVPSGTLNIITGMGGEIGDYIAKNSKVQMITLTGSTATGKHVAELASMKKLHLELGGKGAAVVAQDADLKLAAERILGGSLRYSGQRCDAISRVIVVKEIHDKLLDEILKIFDSYKLGSPLDDGIKVGPLINIRAAEKVQALVDDAVRNGARLLKGGKHKGNYFEPTLLDDVPLDSRIAWEETFGPVVVIINANNIDNAIEIVNNSSYGLDSCVFTNSLYTAWHAAKALEDGSVTINDSPSHGTGYFPFGGNKDSGLGREGIGYSLDEMTKVKTIQLDLSPMGPSKRLSE; from the coding sequence ATGAAAACCGCTTATTTTGAGCATTACGAAAATCTTAGTGACATATTCAATAATATATATAAAGAACAGGATCCTATAAGAGTATTCAAGAATTTTATCAACGGGAAATGGGTGGAGTCAAATTCCGGAGAATACATGAGTGTTAATTCACCCATTAACGGTGATTTAATTGCACGTGTACAGAAATCAACCAGAGAGGATGTGGAAACAGCAATCGATTCAGCTTATGAATCAAGAAAAAAGATCAGGGAAATAGCTGCCATAGAAAGGATTAGAGTCCTAAATAAGGCAAGGCACCTAATGGAGAGTTATAAAGATGACTTTGTTAATGTGATGATCCTTGAATCTGGCAAGACGAAAGATCTCGCTGAGGGCGAATTCAATACCGCTCTTCTGAGAATAAAATTGACGATGGAGGACGCAGGAAAGATGTATGGGGAGTATATTCCTGGTGACTGGGCAGAGGATAAGGTGAACAAAGTGGCCGTTGTTATAAGAGAGCCTCTGGGTGTTATTGCAGGTATTTCTTCTTTCAATTATCCTCTCTTTTCTATGGCTTCAAAGATAGTCCCGGCTCTTATTTCTGGTAATTCTGTTGTTGCAAAACCAGCGAGTGACGATCCAATCGTTTCCCTACTCTTTGTTAAAATTTTACAGGAAGCGGGGGTACCGTCGGGTACGTTGAATATAATAACCGGGATGGGAGGGGAGATTGGTGATTACATTGCTAAAAACAGCAAGGTACAGATGATCACATTGACTGGAAGTACGGCAACGGGCAAGCATGTGGCAGAGCTAGCCAGCATGAAAAAGTTACATCTCGAATTGGGAGGAAAAGGAGCTGCCGTGGTGGCGCAGGATGCTGATCTTAAACTAGCAGCGGAAAGGATTCTTGGAGGGTCACTTAGGTACTCAGGCCAGAGGTGTGATGCGATAAGCAGAGTTATTGTAGTTAAAGAAATTCATGATAAACTTCTTGACGAAATTTTGAAAATATTTGACAGCTACAAACTTGGTAGTCCACTTGATGACGGGATCAAAGTTGGTCCATTGATAAATATAAGAGCTGCAGAGAAGGTACAGGCCCTTGTGGATGATGCCGTACGAAATGGTGCTAGGTTGCTGAAGGGAGGTAAACACAAAGGAAACTATTTCGAGCCTACTTTGCTTGATGATGTTCCTCTAGATTCTAGAATAGCGTGGGAAGAAACATTTGGCCCTGTAGTTGTGATAATCAATGCCAATAACATTGATAACGCCATTGAGATTGTAAACAATTCGAGTTATGGCCTCGATTCATGCGTATTTACAAATAGCTTATATACCGCATGGCACGCGGCTAAAGCACTAGAAGACGGCTCAGTAACGATAAACGATTCTCCGTCTCACGGGACTGGATATTTTCCATTTGGTGGAAACAAGGATTCTGGCTTGGGTAGGGAAGGTATTGGATATAGTTTGGACGAGATGACTAAGGTGAAAACAATACAGCTTGATCTAAGTCCAATGGGTCCATCAAAAAGATTATCTGAGTAA
- a CDS encoding ATP/GTP-binding protein has product MIGSLFVTGPAGTGKSSFSGALKEWFVESGYDVALVNLDPGAEYIPYDADYDIREIISLSDVMSQYNLGPNGAQIVASDLITENSDAIIKELSVFEDYYVIFDTPGQIELFAFRPSSPILIDQLTGGKAMLAFITDSVLSTSPSGFISQKLLFGSVMSRFYKPMLFVLNKTDLIDDEQLDQIMKWESDPDELYDAYTNEKDTGMKDYFQSILKSFKETGLISKVVPVSSHTGLGMESVYSEMSLFFEGGADTDTMYKDD; this is encoded by the coding sequence ATGATTGGATCATTATTTGTCACAGGACCTGCAGGAACTGGTAAGAGCTCCTTCTCCGGTGCACTGAAAGAATGGTTTGTGGAAAGCGGATACGATGTTGCACTAGTCAACCTGGACCCGGGAGCTGAATACATCCCGTATGATGCGGATTATGATATCAGAGAAATTATTTCCTTAAGTGATGTTATGTCACAGTATAACCTTGGACCAAATGGAGCCCAGATAGTTGCATCCGATCTTATTACCGAAAATTCGGATGCAATAATAAAAGAACTCTCGGTTTTTGAAGATTACTATGTCATTTTCGACACCCCGGGACAAATAGAACTCTTTGCATTCAGGCCCTCGAGCCCCATTCTTATAGATCAACTAACTGGAGGCAAGGCTATGCTAGCGTTCATCACAGACTCCGTCCTATCAACATCGCCTTCTGGTTTTATTTCACAGAAATTGCTCTTTGGTTCAGTTATGTCCAGGTTTTACAAACCTATGCTATTTGTTCTCAACAAAACAGATCTTATAGACGATGAGCAACTTGATCAGATTATGAAGTGGGAGTCCGATCCAGATGAACTCTATGACGCCTATACAAACGAGAAAGATACCGGCATGAAGGATTATTTTCAATCCATATTGAAATCGTTTAAGGAGACTGGATTGATCTCAAAGGTCGTTCCGGTATCATCACACACCGGCCTAGGCATGGAATCGGTATATTCAGAAATGTCTCTTTTCTTCGAGGGCGGTGCGGATACCGACACTATGTATAAAGACGATTAA
- a CDS encoding DNA polymerase II large subunit has protein sequence MDLESYLKKYQQSIISQLEKEYTLAKAVRAKGLDVSTKVEIPLATDMADRVEELIGVPGIAEDIRKLSKEMTREELAIEISRSVARRYPEAEKETALDKSVRVGLAILTEGISVAPLEGISKIKINKNTDGSTYASIVYAGPIRGAGATAQAMSVLITDIVRRDLGIGKFVATSDEEDRYIEEVQDYNRRKHLQYFPSKDEIREVVKKSPICIDGEGSEEEEVSGHRDMQRIETNRIRGGMCLVLCEGLIQKARKVKKYTDKLGLSEWNFLGSGGEKSTNEEKPVEHVSDKFLKDIVAGRPVFSHPGRPGGFRLRYGRSRVSGLAAVSINPATMVILDGFIAVGSQIKTELPGKAAAITPCENIDGPMVLLNDGRHIRVNDEKDARNIAKDVEQITDIGEILISYGEFLENNRRLLPGSFNIEWWLEIVKSSGKSIETKNKPDHLEAVAISRENGVPLYPDYDYFWHDLSVDEVLYLREKVMQSSIDKNMLVIPTDRRVFDILVKLGVEFRSHLNISVENYYPLIVCLGLDLKDDKIIVREQDTNGDDPISLVNKLSGIRIIPRSPTRIGARLGRPEKAGDRKMKPKVHLLFPVENYGDSRRSLKNAEKNTLSGYEVEVDLRRCKNCGAETCVPRCPSCGSLTEDTHTIRKVKINLSEMINSATENLGVTIPDKLEIKGVKGLISNSKTCEPIEKGLVRALHDVTINKDGTCRYDMSDIPITHFRLSEIGLSEERARELGYEISDFIEIFPQDLIMPLSSAEYLLRVSKYIDDLLVKYYGLAPYYMCETPSDLIGQLVIGLAPHTSGGIVGRIIGFADVSGCYAHPLYHAAKRRNCDGDEDSVMLLLDGLLNFSRSFLPSTTGGLMDAPLVLTVKLNPDEVDKEALNVDTMYTYPLQFYEATIEGKMASEIESFMTTTGKLLQTTGVTMGMGFTTRTEKIDSGVKICSYKSIGTMEEKIERQLSLAQIIRAVDADDVAVRVLSSHFLPDIFGNFRKFFSQEFRCSKCNTKYRRVPLSGKCRKCGNKSIILTIHKGSIVKYLDETIKVAHEYKMPWYVTAQVENISRTIKETFTDDDKPEITLDKNHAMKIEEFEGDEE, from the coding sequence TTGGATCTTGAATCCTATCTTAAAAAATATCAACAGTCGATTATAAGTCAGCTTGAGAAAGAATACACCTTGGCAAAAGCGGTAAGAGCCAAGGGACTTGATGTATCAACAAAAGTAGAGATTCCCCTTGCCACGGATATGGCTGATCGTGTAGAGGAACTAATAGGTGTGCCCGGAATAGCCGAAGATATACGCAAGTTGTCGAAAGAAATGACCCGTGAAGAACTTGCGATAGAAATTTCAAGAAGCGTAGCCAGGAGGTACCCAGAGGCAGAAAAAGAAACGGCCCTTGACAAATCTGTTAGGGTTGGACTCGCGATCCTCACAGAAGGGATATCCGTGGCCCCACTAGAAGGTATTTCAAAGATTAAGATCAACAAAAATACCGATGGATCTACATATGCATCAATTGTGTACGCCGGACCGATAAGAGGTGCGGGAGCAACCGCGCAGGCTATGAGTGTTCTTATCACAGATATAGTTCGCAGGGACCTTGGTATAGGGAAGTTTGTTGCCACTTCAGACGAGGAGGATAGATACATAGAAGAGGTTCAGGACTACAACAGAAGAAAACATCTTCAATATTTTCCTTCGAAAGACGAAATCAGGGAAGTTGTAAAGAAATCACCCATATGTATAGACGGCGAAGGGAGTGAGGAAGAGGAAGTTTCCGGTCATCGTGATATGCAGAGAATAGAAACAAATCGGATACGCGGTGGAATGTGCCTTGTTCTCTGTGAAGGATTGATACAGAAAGCAAGGAAGGTCAAGAAGTATACCGACAAACTTGGATTAAGCGAATGGAATTTTCTTGGCTCAGGAGGGGAAAAATCTACAAATGAGGAAAAACCTGTAGAGCATGTTTCCGACAAATTTCTGAAAGATATAGTGGCGGGAAGACCAGTGTTTTCTCACCCTGGGAGACCTGGAGGATTTAGGCTGCGTTATGGAAGGTCACGCGTCTCAGGACTTGCTGCCGTATCTATAAATCCAGCTACAATGGTGATACTTGACGGCTTTATAGCTGTAGGATCGCAAATAAAGACCGAACTTCCCGGAAAGGCAGCCGCGATAACACCATGCGAGAATATCGATGGCCCAATGGTGCTCTTGAATGACGGGAGACACATTAGAGTCAACGATGAGAAAGACGCCAGGAATATAGCTAAAGACGTGGAACAGATAACAGATATTGGGGAAATCCTCATATCTTATGGTGAATTTTTAGAAAATAACAGAAGACTTCTTCCTGGATCATTCAACATAGAATGGTGGTTGGAGATTGTCAAATCTTCCGGAAAATCCATTGAAACAAAAAATAAACCTGATCATCTTGAGGCGGTTGCAATTTCCAGAGAGAATGGCGTACCGCTTTATCCAGATTATGATTATTTTTGGCACGATTTGTCTGTTGATGAAGTCTTATATCTCAGAGAAAAGGTCATGCAATCGTCCATAGACAAAAATATGCTCGTGATTCCAACAGACAGAAGAGTTTTTGACATTCTCGTTAAACTTGGAGTAGAATTTAGGTCGCACCTTAATATCTCTGTAGAAAACTATTATCCGCTTATCGTTTGCCTGGGGCTAGATTTAAAAGACGATAAAATCATTGTGAGAGAACAGGATACAAATGGAGATGATCCTATTTCGCTGGTCAACAAACTCTCGGGAATTAGGATAATACCAAGGTCTCCGACTAGAATAGGAGCAAGATTAGGAAGGCCTGAAAAAGCTGGCGACAGGAAAATGAAGCCCAAAGTTCATCTTCTATTCCCCGTTGAAAATTATGGAGATTCTCGCCGATCTCTCAAGAATGCGGAGAAGAATACACTTTCGGGATATGAAGTTGAGGTGGACCTTAGAAGATGTAAAAATTGTGGAGCTGAGACATGTGTGCCCAGATGCCCTAGCTGTGGTTCGCTTACAGAAGATACCCACACAATAAGAAAGGTGAAAATCAATCTTTCGGAAATGATTAACTCAGCAACAGAAAATCTTGGGGTAACCATTCCTGACAAACTCGAGATAAAAGGTGTTAAGGGATTGATTTCAAACAGTAAAACCTGCGAACCCATAGAAAAGGGACTTGTCCGCGCGCTGCATGACGTGACAATAAATAAAGACGGTACGTGTAGGTACGATATGTCTGATATACCCATAACGCACTTCAGGCTATCCGAGATTGGCCTATCTGAGGAGAGAGCCAGAGAACTTGGATATGAAATCTCTGATTTTATTGAAATCTTTCCGCAAGACCTTATTATGCCTCTCTCGTCAGCGGAGTATTTGTTGAGAGTATCAAAGTACATTGATGATTTATTGGTTAAATATTATGGCCTCGCCCCATATTATATGTGCGAAACGCCATCGGACCTAATAGGACAGCTTGTCATAGGTCTGGCTCCGCACACATCTGGAGGGATCGTTGGCAGAATTATCGGGTTCGCAGACGTGAGTGGCTGTTATGCACATCCGCTGTATCATGCTGCCAAGAGGAGGAACTGCGATGGCGATGAGGATAGTGTGATGCTACTCTTAGATGGACTCTTGAACTTTTCTAGATCATTCCTCCCATCTACGACTGGTGGGCTGATGGATGCCCCCCTTGTCTTGACAGTAAAACTTAATCCGGACGAAGTAGACAAGGAGGCCCTGAATGTAGATACGATGTACACATATCCGCTTCAATTTTATGAAGCCACAATTGAAGGGAAGATGGCCTCAGAGATTGAGAGTTTCATGACTACAACAGGGAAACTATTGCAGACCACGGGCGTTACCATGGGTATGGGATTTACAACTCGTACAGAGAAGATAGATTCTGGAGTCAAAATTTGTTCCTACAAATCCATAGGAACAATGGAAGAAAAGATCGAGAGACAGCTCTCTCTGGCACAGATTATAAGGGCAGTAGATGCCGACGATGTCGCAGTCAGGGTTCTGAGCTCGCATTTTCTTCCTGATATATTTGGTAACTTCAGAAAATTTTTCTCGCAGGAATTCAGATGCAGCAAGTGCAACACCAAATACAGGCGAGTCCCGCTTTCTGGAAAGTGCAGGAAGTGTGGCAACAAAAGTATAATCCTTACAATACATAAGGGTAGCATAGTGAAGTATTTGGACGAGACAATAAAAGTTGCACACGAATATAAAATGCCCTGGTATGTTACGGCTCAGGTAGAAAACATATCAAGAACGATAAAGGAGACATTCACAGATGATGATAAGCCAGAAATCACGCTGGACAAAAATCATGCCATGAAAATTGAAGAATTTGAGGGCGATGAGGAATGA
- a CDS encoding CTP synthase: MHYIAITGGVISGLGKGTITSSLGYLLKSQGLKVTSIKIDPYLNYDAGTMNPYQHGEVFVLDDGSEVDLDLGNYERFMDVRLTKDNNITTGKVYKEVIEKERKGEYLGSTVQIIPHVTNEIKRRIRLVASSGDYDVILIEIGGTVGDIESMPFLEAVRELGREEGTGNFIFAHVTLVPEVGPMGEQKTKPTQHSVKALREIGIQPDMLFCRSKNPLTIESKNRISLFTDVPLGGIISVVDVKNVYLLPESIKREGVIDFILKKFSLHGNEATDEWKTFKENIKNPKESVTIALVGKYTELHDAYISHKEAFTHVTGNTGIDVNIKWVESLDLEKSLEPLKDVDGILIAPGFGQRGIEGKILSAKYARENNMPLAGVCLGFQVIVIEYARNVLGLKDANSTEFVPDTKNPVIDILPEQKGVTDKGGTMRLGSQKVLIRDHTLAKALYGKNETYERHRHRYEVNPDYIARLEQSGLIFSGVDSEERRMEITELKGETSLFAVQFHSEFLSRPMNPSKLHLHLVKEALKHKDNLLQTEVTR; this comes from the coding sequence ATGCATTATATAGCGATAACAGGTGGAGTTATCTCCGGCTTAGGAAAAGGAACCATTACATCCAGTTTAGGATATCTTCTAAAATCACAAGGGCTTAAGGTGACCTCCATAAAGATTGATCCGTACCTCAATTATGACGCGGGAACGATGAATCCGTACCAGCACGGAGAGGTTTTTGTTCTTGATGATGGAAGTGAAGTTGACTTAGACCTTGGCAACTATGAAAGATTTATGGATGTGAGACTGACCAAGGATAATAATATAACAACTGGAAAAGTTTACAAAGAAGTTATTGAAAAAGAAAGGAAAGGGGAGTACCTTGGGAGTACTGTTCAAATTATTCCCCATGTTACTAATGAGATAAAGAGGAGGATCCGTCTAGTTGCTTCTAGCGGTGATTATGATGTCATCCTAATAGAAATCGGCGGAACTGTAGGTGATATAGAATCAATGCCTTTTCTCGAAGCGGTTAGAGAGCTCGGGAGGGAAGAAGGAACAGGAAATTTTATATTTGCACACGTGACACTCGTACCTGAGGTCGGGCCCATGGGGGAGCAGAAAACTAAACCCACACAGCATAGTGTCAAGGCTCTAAGAGAGATAGGCATACAGCCCGATATGCTGTTCTGCAGATCCAAGAACCCTCTTACAATCGAGTCTAAAAACAGGATATCTCTTTTCACGGATGTACCACTGGGCGGTATAATTAGCGTTGTAGATGTGAAAAACGTATACCTTCTCCCAGAAAGCATAAAGAGGGAGGGCGTTATTGATTTCATTCTTAAAAAATTCTCATTACATGGAAATGAAGCCACAGATGAGTGGAAGACGTTCAAAGAGAACATAAAAAACCCGAAAGAAAGCGTGACAATAGCTCTTGTAGGTAAATATACAGAACTTCACGATGCCTACATAAGCCATAAGGAAGCTTTCACGCACGTTACTGGAAATACTGGAATTGATGTCAACATAAAATGGGTGGAATCTCTAGATCTAGAGAAAAGTTTGGAACCGTTAAAAGATGTTGATGGAATACTAATAGCTCCAGGATTTGGCCAAAGAGGGATAGAAGGAAAAATTCTCTCTGCAAAGTACGCCAGAGAGAACAACATGCCACTGGCGGGCGTCTGCCTTGGCTTCCAGGTTATTGTAATAGAATACGCAAGAAATGTGCTTGGTCTCAAAGATGCAAACAGTACGGAATTTGTACCGGATACAAAGAATCCCGTTATAGACATACTTCCGGAGCAAAAGGGGGTGACAGATAAGGGTGGAACAATGAGATTAGGTTCCCAGAAAGTTCTCATACGAGACCATACACTTGCGAAAGCCCTGTATGGAAAAAACGAGACATACGAACGTCACAGGCATAGGTACGAGGTAAATCCAGATTATATCGCGCGACTTGAACAATCAGGTCTGATTTTTTCTGGCGTGGATTCTGAGGAGAGAAGAATGGAGATAACGGAACTTAAGGGTGAAACTTCTCTCTTTGCAGTACAATTTCACAGCGAGTTCCTCTCAAGACCGATGAATCCCTCGAAGCTTCACCTTCATCTAGTGAAAGAGGCCCTTAAACATAAGGACAATTTGCTTCAAACAGAAGTGACAAGGTGA